A single window of Gossypium hirsutum isolate 1008001.06 chromosome A10, Gossypium_hirsutum_v2.1, whole genome shotgun sequence DNA harbors:
- the LOC107897064 gene encoding repetitive proline-rich cell wall protein 2 — MAFTYLLVLFLGVVVVTTPSFGNYEPPNYGKQPKKPEPKSPKPPVHELPKKPPTYKPTPSIHEPPKKPPMYKPKPPLHELPKKPPIHEPKPPKPPVHEPPKKEKPEHKPPIYEPPKKPPVREPSKKPPAYKPKPPVHEPPKKPPMHESKPPKPPIHEPPKKEKPEPKPPVYEHPKKPPSGHYPGHPPLEKLPSPSHPKN; from the coding sequence ATGGCTTTCACATACTTGCTAGTATTGTTCCTTGGAGTTGTGGTTGTCACCACTCCCTCCTTCGGTAACTACGAGCCACCCAACTATGGCAAACAACCAAAGAAGCCAGAACCGAAGTCACCCAAGCCTCCTGTGCATGAACTTCCAAAGAAGCCTCCAACGTATAAACCTACGCCATCAATCCATGAACCTCCAAAGAAGCCTCCAATGTATAAACCTAAACCACCACTCCATGAACTTCCAAAGAAGCCACCGATTCATGAACCTAAACCACCAAAGCCACCAGTTCACGAACCTCCAAAGAAAGAGAAACCAGAACACAAGCCACCAATATATGAACCTCCGAAGAAACCACCAGTCCGTGAACCTTCAAAGAAGCCTCCAGCGTATAAACCTAAACCACCAGTTCATGAACCTCCAAAGAAGCCACCGATGCATGAATCTAAACCACCAAAGCCACCAATCCACGAACCTCCAAAGAAAGAGAAACCAGAACCCAAGCCACCAGTTTATGAACATCCAAAAAAACCACCTTCTGGTCACTATCCAGGACACCCTCCATTGGAGAAGCTCCCATCACCTAGCCATCCGAAGAACTGA